The Echinicola rosea genome has a segment encoding these proteins:
- a CDS encoding RluA family pseudouridine synthase, whose product MDDELFEFEEEALGGGQEGASSGYEHLRIEVDKGQAAVRVDKFLTDKVANATRNKVQQAIDSGQVKVNDAKTKANYKIKPGDVITLVLEMEARETEVLPEKIELDIVYEDDHLLVVNKPAGMVVHPAYGNWTGTLVNGLVYHFNQLPEMPGNSGRPGLVHRIDKDTSGLLVIAKSERAMTQLAKQFFDHTIGRTYLALVWGEPKEDAGIIDAHVGRSARDRKVMDVFPDGDYGKNAITHWKVLKRLRYISLIQCNLETGRTHQIRAHMKYLGHPLFNDAVYGGDKIRKGTQFSKYKAFVNNCFKMLPRQALHAKSLGFVHPVSNKFMQFDSSLPEDMQNVLGRWENYVRFDVED is encoded by the coding sequence ATGGACGACGAATTGTTTGAATTTGAGGAGGAGGCACTAGGTGGTGGCCAGGAAGGTGCAAGCTCAGGGTATGAGCACTTGAGGATTGAAGTGGATAAGGGACAGGCAGCTGTCAGGGTGGATAAATTTCTGACGGACAAAGTAGCCAATGCCACCCGTAACAAGGTGCAGCAGGCCATTGATAGCGGACAGGTCAAGGTTAATGATGCCAAGACCAAAGCCAATTATAAAATCAAGCCCGGTGATGTGATCACGTTGGTCTTGGAGATGGAAGCACGTGAGACGGAGGTATTACCAGAGAAGATTGAGTTGGACATTGTCTATGAAGATGATCATTTGCTGGTGGTCAATAAGCCCGCGGGAATGGTGGTTCATCCAGCTTATGGCAATTGGACGGGAACCTTGGTGAATGGTTTGGTGTACCACTTCAACCAGTTACCGGAAATGCCGGGCAATAGTGGCAGGCCAGGATTGGTCCATCGGATTGATAAAGATACCAGTGGTCTGTTGGTCATTGCAAAGTCTGAACGGGCCATGACGCAGCTTGCCAAGCAGTTTTTTGATCATACCATTGGGCGAACTTACCTTGCACTCGTCTGGGGCGAGCCCAAAGAAGATGCGGGAATCATCGATGCACATGTCGGACGTAGTGCTCGAGATAGGAAGGTCATGGATGTCTTTCCTGATGGGGATTATGGGAAAAACGCGATTACTCACTGGAAGGTGCTAAAGCGACTCCGTTACATTTCGCTTATTCAGTGCAACTTGGAGACCGGCAGAACCCACCAGATCCGGGCGCATATGAAGTATTTAGGTCATCCGCTATTTAATGATGCCGTGTATGGAGGGGATAAGATCCGTAAGGGTACCCAATTTTCAAAATACAAAGCCTTTGTAAATAATTGTTTTAAGATGCTTCCACGTCAAGCTTTGCACGCAAAATCTTTGGGCTTTGTTCATCCGGTAAGCAATAAATTTATGCAGTTTGATTCTAGTTTGCCAGAAGATATGCAAAACGTTTTAGGGAGATGGGAGAACTATGTAAGATTTGATGTGGAAGATTAA